From Roseburia hominis, the proteins below share one genomic window:
- a CDS encoding Glu/Leu/Phe/Val dehydrogenase: MEKTYNPYDNVLKVVKEAADILGYSDSDIEAIKYPERELKVSIPVRMDDGTTRVFQGYRIQHSTSRGPAKGGIRFHPAVNSDEVRALAAWMTFKCAVVNIPYGGGKGGVVCDPTELSENEIRAITRRFTAAIAPLIGPEQDIPAPDVGTNAAVMGWMMDTYSMLKGHCIHGVVTGKPLELGGALGRNEATGRGVMFTTKNILNKLGIAVKDTTVAIQGMGNVGSITAKLLHAEGMKVVAVSDVSGGIYRADGLDIPAILAYLSKDRKNLLSGYEEEGITRISNAELLELDVKVLIPAALENQINAANAENIKADIIVEAANGPTTSEADVILQRKGTVIVPDILANAGGVVVSYFEWVQNIQSVSWTEEVVNEKLKNIMDPSFEAVWDIAQKEHTTLRTGAYLIAVKRVVEAKKARAIWP; the protein is encoded by the coding sequence ATGGAAAAAACTTACAATCCTTACGACAACGTACTCAAAGTCGTAAAAGAAGCAGCTGACATCTTAGGCTATTCAGACAGTGATATCGAAGCAATCAAATATCCCGAGCGGGAGCTTAAAGTCTCCATTCCGGTACGCATGGACGACGGCACAACACGCGTGTTCCAGGGCTACCGTATCCAGCACTCTACCTCCCGCGGACCTGCAAAAGGCGGAATCCGGTTCCATCCGGCTGTAAACTCCGATGAAGTACGCGCTCTTGCAGCATGGATGACCTTCAAGTGCGCCGTTGTAAATATTCCTTACGGCGGTGGAAAAGGCGGCGTAGTCTGCGACCCGACTGAATTATCTGAAAATGAGATCCGCGCGATCACCAGAAGGTTCACCGCTGCGATTGCACCTCTTATTGGACCGGAGCAGGATATCCCGGCACCGGACGTAGGAACCAACGCCGCAGTGATGGGCTGGATGATGGATACATACAGCATGTTAAAAGGACACTGCATCCACGGCGTCGTGACCGGAAAACCGCTGGAGCTTGGCGGCGCTCTGGGAAGAAATGAAGCAACCGGCCGGGGCGTTATGTTCACAACCAAAAATATTTTGAACAAACTGGGCATTGCTGTCAAAGACACCACCGTTGCCATTCAGGGTATGGGAAATGTCGGCAGCATCACAGCAAAACTTCTCCACGCAGAGGGAATGAAGGTTGTTGCCGTAAGCGACGTTTCCGGTGGCATTTATCGTGCAGACGGACTTGACATCCCTGCGATCCTTGCTTATTTATCCAAAGACAGAAAGAACCTGTTAAGCGGTTATGAGGAAGAAGGAATCACACGTATTTCCAACGCTGAGCTGCTTGAGCTGGACGTAAAGGTTCTGATTCCGGCTGCGCTGGAAAACCAGATCAACGCGGCAAACGCTGAGAATATTAAGGCTGATATCATCGTGGAAGCTGCTAACGGACCGACCACCTCTGAGGCAGACGTCATTCTTCAGAGGAAGGGCACCGTCATCGTACCGGACATTCTGGCAAATGCCGGCGGCGTTGTCGTTTCTTACTTTGAATGGGTTCAGAATATCCAGTCCGTGAGCTGGACGGAAGAGGTCGTAAATGAGAAACTGAAAAACATCATGGACCCGTCATTTGAAGCTGTTTGGGATATTGCCCAAAAAGAACATACCACACTGCGTACCGGCGCATATCTGATTGCTGTAAAACGAGTGGTAGAAGCAAAGAAAGCACGTGCAATCTGGCCATAA
- a CDS encoding aminotransferase class I/II-fold pyridoxal phosphate-dependent enzyme has product MRSVTTLTNLELHDMLSELSSRYDEATAGNLALNMARGKPAPSQLDLSMPLLSLPETYLLKDGTDARNYGVLEGIPECRDLFAGLLGLKSEQIILGGNASLNLMFDTMAALHLFGTGGEKPWSYYKYEGRPVKFLCPVPGYDRHFRICEELGMEMISVPLLDDGPDMDVVRKLVKEDASIKGIWCVPLHSNPQGVCYSDQTVEALASMETAAPDFRIFWDNAYGVHHIYEDVPLKNILEECERFGHPDRAYYFFSTSKITFPGAGVSLISSSPANIKELKGHMSAQTISHDKLNQLRHVQFFKTPEGIRLHMERLAGELRPKFDLVLQKLEQELGETGLASWSHPKGGYFVSLDTLPGCARRTVELAKNAGVTLTGAGAAFPYGKDPKDCNIRIAPSYPSLEELGQAVDILILCVKIAGIEHLLQASDSTADSCEA; this is encoded by the coding sequence ATGAGATCTGTGACTACACTCACAAACCTTGAATTGCATGACATGCTGTCAGAGCTTTCCTCCCGCTACGATGAGGCAACAGCAGGCAATCTGGCGCTCAACATGGCAAGAGGGAAACCGGCGCCTTCCCAGCTTGACCTCAGCATGCCGCTTCTTTCTCTGCCGGAAACCTATCTTCTGAAGGATGGTACTGACGCAAGAAATTACGGCGTTCTCGAGGGCATTCCTGAATGCCGGGATTTGTTCGCAGGTCTGCTCGGACTTAAATCTGAACAGATTATCCTCGGTGGAAATGCCAGCCTGAACCTCATGTTCGATACCATGGCAGCGCTCCATTTATTTGGAACCGGAGGAGAAAAACCGTGGAGCTATTATAAATATGAAGGACGGCCGGTCAAGTTTCTCTGCCCCGTGCCAGGCTATGACAGACATTTTCGGATTTGCGAGGAACTCGGCATGGAAATGATCTCCGTACCTCTTCTTGATGACGGACCGGATATGGATGTGGTCAGGAAATTGGTGAAGGAAGATGCTTCCATCAAAGGAATCTGGTGTGTTCCTCTTCACTCAAACCCGCAAGGCGTCTGCTACAGCGACCAGACGGTCGAGGCGCTTGCTTCCATGGAGACCGCCGCACCGGATTTCCGGATTTTCTGGGATAATGCTTACGGAGTCCACCACATTTATGAGGATGTTCCTCTTAAGAATATTCTGGAAGAATGTGAACGATTTGGACACCCTGACCGGGCTTACTATTTCTTCTCTACTTCCAAGATCACATTCCCGGGAGCAGGGGTTTCACTGATTTCTTCAAGTCCGGCAAATATCAAGGAGCTGAAAGGACATATGTCCGCGCAGACGATCAGCCACGACAAGCTGAACCAGCTCCGCCATGTTCAGTTCTTTAAGACGCCCGAGGGCATACGGCTTCACATGGAACGCCTCGCCGGCGAATTAAGACCCAAGTTCGATCTGGTCCTCCAAAAACTGGAGCAGGAGCTGGGAGAAACCGGCCTCGCCTCCTGGAGCCACCCGAAGGGCGGATACTTTGTCTCCCTTGACACCCTTCCGGGCTGCGCCCGCCGCACGGTGGAGCTTGCCAAAAATGCCGGCGTTACCCTGACGGGAGCAGGAGCTGCCTTCCCCTATGGCAAGGACCCGAAGGACTGCAATATCCGAATCGCACCTTCCTACCCCTCCCTGGAGGAACTCGGACAGGCAGTAGATATCCTTATTCTCTGCGTAAAAATCGCCGGAATAGAGCATCTGCTGCAGGCTTCTGATTCCACGGCAGATTCGTGCGAGGCATAG
- a CDS encoding PEP/pyruvate-binding domain-containing protein: protein MNSWEQLLEKEVLSQEERTVLCNELMTTEHRMEKLILKYFTVDDFRKVWEHKIGGGVIGGKACGLLMAQKLVTVRLPECVDRLEEHQSFFIGSDVFQEYLAFNDCLELRAKHMLEKEHFAETEELSNRLRNGSFPEELTRQFERILEYYGTEPIVVRSSSLMEDGFGNAFSGKYESVFCANQGTKEERMTELLEAIRRVYGSVMNLSAIEYRRKWHLLEVDERMALLIQKVSGAQIGDWYLPAVAGMGCSYNPYKWMEQLNPEAGMLRMVMGLGTRAVQRTPGDYPRLVGLDRAQANIRTTVAERHKYSQRQIDVLDLKEKKETTISLMQIQDMLPEAYRKLTLSRDTDAEYTLAQRRIYRKIYFADCQGMVDQDEFIDMMRRTLKMLEREYGRPVDVEFAVTATSQKEWKVNLLQCRPLHAYMSEKVQIPEGIDEELLFDVRRTSMRRSKEERIHYIVWVDPQKYYECDYAKKPDVGRMIGKINQHFEDTEYKLMLLVPGRIGTSSPELGVPVVYAEISQFSAICEVAYGKAGYHPELSYGSHMFQDMVEADVYYGAINENSKTRLYHPEKLKECPEVLCELFPEEEALGQIIKVYDLTGCIASLMLDAKEGRAVCRIQKS, encoded by the coding sequence ATGAATAGTTGGGAACAACTGTTGGAAAAGGAGGTACTTTCCCAGGAAGAGAGGACGGTACTTTGTAATGAGCTCATGACAACGGAGCACAGGATGGAAAAATTGATCCTGAAGTATTTTACAGTCGATGATTTCCGTAAGGTGTGGGAGCACAAGATCGGCGGCGGAGTGATCGGCGGAAAGGCGTGCGGGCTTTTGATGGCGCAGAAGCTGGTCACGGTCCGGCTGCCGGAGTGCGTCGACAGGCTGGAGGAGCATCAGTCCTTCTTTATTGGTTCTGACGTATTTCAGGAATATCTGGCGTTTAACGACTGTCTGGAGCTTAGGGCAAAGCATATGTTAGAAAAGGAGCATTTTGCGGAAACCGAGGAACTGAGCAATCGTTTGAGAAACGGAAGCTTTCCCGAAGAGCTGACGCGGCAGTTTGAGAGAATCCTGGAATATTACGGAACAGAGCCGATCGTAGTCAGATCGAGCAGTCTGATGGAAGATGGGTTTGGAAATGCATTTTCCGGAAAATATGAGTCGGTTTTCTGTGCCAATCAGGGAACGAAGGAAGAGCGCATGACGGAACTTCTGGAAGCGATTCGCAGGGTCTATGGAAGTGTAATGAATCTGTCGGCAATCGAATACCGAAGAAAGTGGCATTTGCTGGAAGTGGATGAGAGAATGGCGCTTCTGATACAGAAGGTTTCGGGAGCGCAGATCGGGGATTGGTATCTGCCGGCTGTGGCGGGTATGGGGTGTTCCTATAACCCGTACAAGTGGATGGAGCAGTTGAATCCTGAGGCCGGTATGCTGCGCATGGTCATGGGGCTTGGTACCCGTGCGGTACAGAGGACGCCGGGCGATTATCCGCGGCTGGTGGGACTTGACAGAGCGCAGGCGAATATTCGCACGACGGTTGCCGAACGCCATAAATATTCACAGAGACAGATAGATGTGTTGGATCTGAAAGAGAAAAAAGAGACGACCATTTCTCTGATGCAGATACAGGATATGCTTCCTGAGGCGTATCGGAAGCTGACGCTCAGCAGGGATACAGATGCGGAATATACTCTGGCGCAGCGGCGGATCTACAGGAAGATTTATTTTGCGGACTGTCAGGGAATGGTAGATCAGGATGAATTTATTGATATGATGCGCCGGACTCTGAAAATGCTGGAGCGTGAATACGGAAGGCCGGTAGATGTGGAATTTGCAGTGACTGCCACCTCCCAAAAGGAGTGGAAGGTGAACCTTTTGCAGTGCCGCCCCCTTCACGCGTATATGTCGGAGAAGGTGCAGATTCCGGAAGGGATTGATGAGGAGCTTTTGTTTGATGTCAGAAGGACATCAATGCGGCGTTCGAAAGAGGAGAGGATTCATTATATTGTTTGGGTAGACCCGCAGAAATATTATGAGTGTGATTATGCGAAGAAACCGGATGTAGGAAGGATGATCGGAAAGATCAATCAGCATTTTGAGGATACGGAGTATAAGCTGATGCTCCTGGTGCCAGGGCGAATCGGTACTTCCTCGCCGGAACTCGGGGTACCGGTGGTCTATGCGGAGATCAGCCAGTTCAGTGCGATCTGTGAGGTGGCTTACGGAAAAGCGGGATATCACCCGGAGCTGTCCTACGGAAGCCATATGTTTCAGGATATGGTGGAAGCAGATGTATATTATGGTGCGATTAACGAGAACAGTAAGACACGTCTGTATCATCCGGAGAAATTAAAAGAATGTCCGGAGGTATTGTGTGAATTATTCCCGGAGGAGGAAGCACTTGGCCAGATCATAAAGGTCTATGATTTGACGGGATGTATTGCGAGCCTGATGCTTGATGCAAAAGAAGGCCGTGCTGTATGCAGGATTCAAAAATCATAA
- a CDS encoding LysR family transcriptional regulator, producing the protein MFANMRYVYEVYKAGSFSKAAKSLYISQPALSATIKKVEKKVGMQLFERSTSPIQLTECGRRYIKTAEKIMDLEEDFACYVGNLNELRTGHLAVGGTYLFSAFILPTAIQKFQETFPNVKLSLFEGSTPTLEQKLFSGELDLLVDNYPMNEEIYEKRYFMKEHLLLAVPVSFKSNQAARAWSLTAEDVKNNVPSRPEIHGVPLKLFAEEPFVVLRSHNDTRERVDAICKRAGVSLKVALKLNQLLTVYHLTERGMGISFVSDTVVKCMPPNPEVVYYKIDDPAAERNVYFYYRKNKYFTRSMAEFMKLAVSDMEL; encoded by the coding sequence ATGTTTGCAAATATGAGGTATGTCTATGAAGTATATAAAGCGGGAAGCTTTTCGAAGGCGGCAAAGAGCCTTTATATTTCACAGCCGGCTCTCAGCGCCACGATAAAAAAAGTGGAGAAGAAAGTGGGAATGCAGTTATTCGAGAGGAGCACAAGCCCGATTCAGCTTACGGAGTGCGGGAGACGGTATATTAAGACGGCGGAGAAGATCATGGACCTGGAAGAGGATTTTGCCTGTTATGTAGGAAATCTGAATGAACTCCGGACCGGCCACCTTGCCGTGGGAGGAACCTATCTGTTCTCAGCCTTCATTTTGCCGACCGCGATTCAGAAATTTCAGGAAACCTTTCCGAATGTTAAGCTGAGCCTTTTTGAGGGCAGTACGCCGACCCTGGAACAGAAATTGTTTTCGGGTGAGCTGGATCTATTGGTCGATAATTATCCGATGAATGAAGAGATATACGAAAAACGTTACTTTATGAAGGAGCATCTGCTCTTAGCGGTTCCAGTCTCCTTTAAGAGTAACCAGGCGGCCAGGGCGTGGAGCCTCACTGCGGAGGACGTGAAGAATAATGTGCCGTCCAGACCGGAGATACACGGGGTTCCGCTCAAGCTATTTGCCGAGGAACCGTTCGTGGTTCTCAGATCACACAACGATACGCGGGAAAGGGTAGACGCGATCTGTAAGCGGGCAGGCGTCTCCTTAAAGGTAGCGCTTAAACTGAATCAGCTTCTGACAGTATATCATTTGACCGAGAGAGGGATGGGAATCTCTTTTGTCAGCGATACGGTCGTAAAATGTATGCCGCCGAATCCGGAGGTAGTGTATTATAAGATCGATGATCCGGCTGCCGAGCGGAATGTATATTTCTATTATCGAAAGAATAAATACTTCACAAGAAGCATGGCGGAATTCATGAAACTGGCAGTTTCAGATATGGAGTTATAG
- a CDS encoding cytidine deaminase, with translation MNERDLLKAAYEARTFAYVPYSHFAVGAALLTVSGKVYAGCNVENASYGATNCAERTAFFKAVSEGKREFEAIAIVGGKEGQEPAGICSPCGVCRQVMREFADPKKFRVILEDGSGNVKSYLLEELLPESFGPENL, from the coding sequence ATGAATGAAAGGGATTTGTTGAAAGCCGCTTACGAGGCGAGGACATTTGCGTATGTACCATACTCTCATTTTGCGGTGGGCGCGGCGCTTCTTACGGTGTCCGGTAAAGTATATGCCGGCTGCAATGTGGAGAATGCTTCCTATGGAGCGACGAATTGCGCGGAAAGGACTGCCTTTTTTAAGGCAGTGTCGGAAGGAAAGCGGGAGTTTGAGGCCATTGCGATCGTGGGAGGAAAAGAGGGGCAGGAGCCGGCGGGCATCTGTTCGCCCTGCGGCGTTTGCAGACAAGTGATGCGGGAATTTGCGGACCCGAAGAAATTTCGGGTTATTTTGGAAGACGGAAGCGGGAATGTAAAAAGCTATCTGTTGGAAGAACTTCTGCCGGAGAGTTTTGGGCCGGAGAATTTGTAG
- the add gene encoding adenosine deaminase, translated as MLKIDLHCHLDGSLSRGCIEELLGRSVCMEELEVSADCQSLAKYLEKFDLPLACLQSCAGLERAGYDFMEQVSADGLDYVEVRFAPLLSTAGGLSCSQVIEAVLAGMELGKQRFGIPYGVIVCAMRHHTEEENLKMLRAARGYLGEGVCGADLAGNEAVFPMHDFISLFRDVKKLGMPFTIHAGECGSSQNIEEAILCGAGRIGHGIAMRGNVRIMELCRSEGIGIEMCPISNLQTKAVRSKAEYPLREFLDQGLKVTINTDNRMVSGTTIEKEIAFVREEYGISGTEVELMMKNAVETAFASDDVKHELLRKLA; from the coding sequence ATGCTGAAAATCGACCTTCATTGTCATTTGGACGGGTCCTTGTCCAGGGGGTGTATCGAGGAACTGCTGGGCAGAAGCGTCTGTATGGAGGAACTGGAGGTAAGCGCGGACTGCCAAAGCCTGGCAAAATATCTGGAAAAATTTGATCTGCCGCTTGCATGCCTTCAGTCCTGTGCAGGACTTGAACGGGCCGGATATGATTTTATGGAACAGGTGTCGGCGGACGGGCTGGATTATGTGGAAGTTCGGTTCGCGCCGCTGCTTTCCACTGCGGGGGGACTTTCGTGCAGCCAGGTGATCGAGGCAGTCCTTGCAGGAATGGAGCTGGGAAAACAAAGATTTGGGATTCCCTATGGTGTGATCGTCTGTGCTATGCGGCATCATACAGAGGAAGAGAATCTGAAAATGCTAAGGGCCGCCAGGGGATACTTGGGAGAGGGCGTCTGTGGCGCGGACCTTGCCGGGAATGAGGCGGTGTTTCCGATGCATGATTTCATCTCTCTGTTCCGGGATGTGAAAAAGTTGGGTATGCCGTTTACCATCCATGCGGGGGAGTGCGGCAGCAGTCAGAATATTGAGGAAGCCATTCTGTGCGGGGCCGGGCGAATCGGACACGGGATCGCCATGCGGGGGAATGTGAGGATTATGGAGCTTTGCCGCAGTGAGGGAATCGGGATTGAGATGTGTCCGATCAGTAACCTGCAGACGAAGGCGGTCAGAAGCAAAGCGGAGTACCCGCTTCGGGAATTCCTGGATCAGGGACTGAAAGTGACGATAAATACGGACAATCGGATGGTCAGCGGCACGACGATTGAGAAGGAGATTGCGTTTGTGCGGGAGGAGTACGGAATCTCCGGGACGGAAGTGGAACTGATGATGAAAAATGCCGTAGAGACGGCATTTGCCAGCGATGATGTGAAGCATGAGTTATTGCGAAAGCTGGCTTAG
- a CDS encoding helix-turn-helix transcriptional regulator, which produces MGFARTLKDLRESRDVTQDELAKYLNVSRSTIAGYETKERQPDFDKLIKIAQYFQVPIDYLLTGKSTDAVMIRPAPAQNAKVVDKKVLGNYKKLDFEDRKSVLKYIQLLKQQDKYRE; this is translated from the coding sequence ATGGGTTTTGCGAGAACATTAAAAGATTTACGGGAATCCCGTGATGTGACTCAGGACGAATTAGCCAAATACCTGAATGTATCCCGCTCAACGATTGCCGGATATGAGACGAAGGAACGACAGCCTGATTTTGATAAATTAATTAAGATTGCCCAATACTTTCAGGTACCGATCGACTATCTTCTCACCGGGAAGAGCACCGATGCGGTGATGATCCGCCCCGCTCCTGCACAGAACGCGAAAGTCGTAGACAAGAAGGTGCTGGGAAATTATAAAAAGCTGGATTTTGAGGACCGTAAGTCTGTCCTTAAATATATCCAGTTGCTCAAACAGCAGGATAAATACCGGGAATAA
- the ispG gene encoding flavodoxin-dependent (E)-4-hydroxy-3-methylbut-2-enyl-diphosphate synthase translates to MTREDTKVVQIGSVKIGGGNPVAIQSMTNTKTEDVEATVAQILVLEKVGCEIIRCAVPTMEAAAALKEIKKQIHIPLVADIHFDYRLAIAAIENGADKIRINPGNIGSEDRVRQVVEKAKEYGVPIRVGVNSGSLEKELLEKYGGVTAEGIVESALDKVHMIEKMGYDNLVVSIKSSDVLMCVRAHELIAKECPYPLHVGITESGTVLSGNIKSSVGLGIILHQGIGDTIRVSLTGDPLEEIKSAKLILRTLGLRKGGIEVVSCPTCGRTRIDLISLATKVENMVAQFPLDIKVAVMGCVVNGPGEAREADLGVAGGIGEGLLFKKGEIIRKVKEEELLEALREELIHWGE, encoded by the coding sequence ATGACCAGAGAAGATACAAAAGTAGTACAGATAGGAAGCGTAAAGATCGGCGGGGGTAATCCTGTCGCGATCCAGTCTATGACGAATACAAAGACGGAGGACGTGGAGGCGACCGTAGCGCAGATTCTGGTACTGGAGAAGGTAGGCTGTGAGATTATCCGATGCGCAGTGCCGACCATGGAGGCGGCAGCCGCGCTAAAAGAGATCAAGAAGCAGATCCACATTCCGCTCGTGGCAGATATTCATTTTGATTACCGGCTGGCAATCGCAGCGATTGAGAACGGCGCAGATAAGATCCGGATCAATCCGGGGAATATCGGAAGCGAGGACAGGGTACGCCAGGTCGTGGAGAAGGCCAAAGAATACGGCGTGCCGATCCGGGTAGGCGTCAACAGCGGTTCTCTGGAAAAAGAGCTTTTGGAAAAATACGGCGGCGTCACGGCGGAGGGGATCGTGGAGAGCGCGCTTGACAAAGTGCATATGATAGAGAAGATGGGCTACGACAATCTGGTAGTAAGCATCAAATCCTCGGACGTACTGATGTGTGTGAGGGCGCATGAGCTGATCGCAAAGGAATGTCCGTACCCGCTTCATGTGGGAATCACGGAATCCGGCACGGTCCTGTCCGGGAATATTAAGTCGTCGGTAGGACTTGGCATTATCCTGCATCAGGGAATCGGCGATACGATTCGGGTATCGCTGACCGGAGATCCGCTGGAGGAGATTAAGAGTGCGAAGCTGATCCTCAGGACACTTGGGCTTAGGAAAGGCGGCATAGAAGTCGTATCCTGTCCGACCTGCGGCAGAACCCGAATCGACCTGATCTCGCTTGCGACCAAGGTGGAGAATATGGTGGCCCAGTTCCCGCTGGATATCAAGGTGGCAGTGATGGGCTGCGTGGTAAACGGACCCGGGGAAGCAAGGGAGGCAGACCTTGGCGTGGCCGGCGGAATCGGAGAGGGGCTTCTGTTCAAGAAGGGCGAGATTATCAGGAAGGTAAAAGAAGAAGAACTTCTGGAGGCTTTGCGGGAAGAATTAATACACTGGGGCGAATAA
- the iorA gene encoding indolepyruvate ferredoxin oxidoreductase subunit alpha yields the protein MSERRVIMLGNEAIARGAYEAGVKVSAAYPGTPSTEISEYLVQYKEDVYAEWSPNEKVATEVAIGASVSGVRSMACMKHVGLNVASDPLYTVSYMGVNGGMMVVVADDPGLYSSQNEQDTRMVARAAQVPVIEPSDSAEAKDFVKRAFEISEQFDRPVIFRTTTRLAHSQGLVTLKDREEIEDKPYVKNIQKTVMMPGNAKIRHVEIEKRNKELAEAANTLDLNRIEMKDTKIGVITSGIPYQYVKEALPNASVLKLGLVNPLPRKLIEEFASKVETLYIVEELDPVIEEQVRSWGIKAIGKEIFTVQGEYSANMIRKAILKEELQIKEPAKAPGRPPILCPGCPHRSVYYVLKKLGLHAAGDIGCYTLGAVAPLSVVDTTICMGASISSLHGMEKAKGKEYIKNWVAVIGDSTFLHTGVNSLMNMMYNKATGTVLILDNSTTGMTGHQDHAATGKTLQGDPTWAIDIPALCRAIGVKNVVEVNAFDIELLEKTVKEEVAKDEVSVIITKTPCVLLSKAKKPLYRAIPDKCKKCGMCMKPGCPAMTKAADGTIRIDDTMCTGCGLCDSLCKFGAIELVKEGDR from the coding sequence ATGTCTGAGAGACGAGTGATCATGCTGGGGAACGAAGCGATTGCCCGGGGCGCATATGAGGCAGGAGTAAAGGTCTCCGCCGCTTATCCCGGAACACCCAGCACGGAAATAAGTGAATATTTAGTGCAATACAAGGAGGACGTATACGCAGAGTGGTCCCCGAATGAAAAAGTGGCTACCGAGGTGGCAATCGGCGCGAGCGTGTCAGGAGTACGTTCTATGGCCTGTATGAAGCATGTGGGACTCAACGTGGCGTCCGACCCGCTTTACACCGTATCGTATATGGGGGTAAACGGCGGTATGATGGTGGTCGTAGCCGATGACCCGGGACTTTATAGTTCCCAGAATGAGCAGGATACCCGTATGGTGGCAAGAGCTGCCCAGGTTCCTGTGATCGAACCCTCTGACAGCGCGGAAGCAAAGGATTTTGTAAAACGTGCTTTTGAGATCAGTGAGCAGTTCGACCGCCCGGTGATTTTCAGAACGACGACGAGACTTGCGCATTCGCAGGGACTGGTCACCTTAAAGGACCGGGAAGAGATAGAAGACAAGCCCTATGTAAAGAATATCCAGAAGACGGTCATGATGCCGGGAAATGCGAAGATCCGCCATGTCGAGATCGAGAAGAGGAACAAAGAGCTTGCGGAAGCGGCAAATACACTGGATCTGAACCGGATCGAGATGAAGGACACGAAGATCGGCGTGATCACCAGTGGAATCCCGTACCAGTATGTGAAGGAGGCCCTGCCGAATGCGTCTGTGCTGAAGCTGGGACTTGTCAATCCATTGCCGCGAAAACTGATTGAGGAATTTGCTTCGAAGGTGGAGACGCTTTATATCGTAGAAGAATTGGATCCGGTCATCGAAGAACAGGTCAGATCCTGGGGCATAAAGGCCATCGGAAAAGAGATTTTCACGGTGCAGGGCGAATACAGTGCAAACATGATCCGCAAGGCGATTTTAAAAGAAGAATTACAGATCAAGGAGCCGGCAAAAGCGCCGGGACGTCCGCCGATTCTGTGCCCGGGCTGTCCGCACAGAAGCGTGTACTATGTGCTTAAGAAGCTGGGACTTCATGCGGCCGGAGACATCGGCTGCTACACTCTGGGAGCAGTGGCACCGCTCAGTGTGGTGGATACGACGATCTGTATGGGAGCCAGCATCTCCAGTCTTCACGGAATGGAGAAGGCAAAAGGGAAGGAATACATAAAGAATTGGGTAGCAGTGATCGGTGATTCGACCTTCCTTCATACGGGAGTGAATTCCCTTATGAACATGATGTACAACAAAGCGACCGGAACGGTTCTGATCCTGGATAACTCCACGACAGGTATGACAGGACATCAGGATCATGCGGCGACCGGAAAGACCCTGCAGGGCGACCCCACCTGGGCCATTGATATTCCGGCACTTTGCAGGGCAATCGGCGTGAAGAATGTAGTGGAAGTTAACGCATTTGACATCGAACTTCTGGAGAAGACCGTGAAGGAAGAGGTGGCAAAGGACGAGGTTTCTGTCATCATCACGAAGACTCCCTGCGTGCTGCTTAGTAAAGCGAAAAAGCCGTTATATCGTGCGATTCCGGACAAATGCAAAAAGTGCGGTATGTGCATGAAGCCGGGCTGTCCGGCCATGACGAAGGCAGCGGACGGAACGATCCGAATCGATGATACGATGTGTACCGGCTGTGGACTTTGTGATTCCCTTTGTAAATTCGGGGCGATTGAACTGGTAAAGGAAGGTGACAGATAA
- a CDS encoding indolepyruvate oxidoreductase subunit beta, giving the protein MAAKNIMIVGVGGQGTLLTSRILGGIALQGGYDVKLSEVHGMAQRGGSVVTFVRYGEDVAEPIVEEGQADVLIAFERLEALRYAHFLKPDGALVVNDWRIDPMPVVIGAAEYPEGILEGLEKEYKVYAVNATEEAKKLGNSRTFNLIVLGVAAQHMDFTKEQWYEVIERTVPPKTVEINKKAFDVGYTL; this is encoded by the coding sequence ATGGCAGCAAAAAATATTATGATCGTAGGAGTCGGCGGCCAGGGAACTTTGCTCACCAGCCGTATCTTAGGAGGAATTGCCCTCCAGGGAGGCTATGATGTGAAGCTCTCTGAGGTGCACGGAATGGCACAAAGAGGCGGAAGCGTTGTGACGTTTGTACGCTATGGAGAAGATGTGGCAGAGCCGATCGTAGAGGAAGGTCAGGCAGATGTCCTGATCGCATTTGAGAGACTGGAAGCCCTCCGGTATGCGCATTTCCTCAAACCGGACGGCGCCCTTGTGGTAAATGACTGGAGAATCGATCCGATGCCGGTCGTGATCGGTGCGGCCGAGTATCCGGAAGGAATTCTGGAAGGGCTGGAAAAAGAATACAAGGTTTACGCCGTAAATGCCACCGAGGAGGCAAAGAAGCTGGGAAATTCCAGAACTTTTAATCTGATCGTGCTCGGCGTGGCTGCGCAGCATATGGATTTCACGAAAGAGCAGTGGTATGAGGTGATCGAACGCACGGTACCGCCGAAGACGGTTGAAATTAACAAAAAAGCGTTTGATGTAGGTTATACGCTTTAA